Genomic window (Vibrio gallicus):
ATGTCGTTGGCCGCAAATGGCTGTGTTGTACCAGTGCGTTATTGTTTAGCATTAGCCTTTTTTTGTGTGCCTATGTCACAAGCTTAAACCAGCTGATTGTATTGCGTGTTGTACAGGGGATCTGTGCCGGATTTTTTGGGGTTATTGCTAGAGCAATCTTAGCGGATGTATTTGAAGGCGACGAACTAAGTAAACACTTCGCCAGTATGGGTTTGGTATGGGCTATGGGGCCTATCATCGCGCCTTTTATTGGTGGATATCTGCAAACATGGTTTGGGTGGCAGGCGGTTTTCTTTGCCTTGGCAGGGTTAAGTGGCGTTATCGCAATCTGGATTACACTGTTTTTATCTGAAACAGTGCGCAATAAAATTCACTTTAATATGAGCTCTTTAGTCGACGCTTACTCATATGTATTGACCAAAGATCAGTTTATTAAACTTTGTATAGGCGCAGGAATGACCTATGCCATCATTGCATCGTTTAACGTATTCGCTACTTATATTTTTCAAGATGGCTTTAATAAAAGTGCGGATTTCTATGGCCATGTCAGTCTATTCATGGGGCTATGTTGGTTTACAGGGCAGATGTTTTATCGCTGGCTTTTAAACCGCAAACTGTGGACCAAGCAGTGGCTCTATCGAGTCTATATTGCAGGGATTGGCAGTGGTATCGTACTTGCGATTTTTTATATTACTATCGGTGCACAGATCTGGATGTTCATCCTATTTCCCGCTATCTGCTTCTTTTGTGCATCAATTACCTATATTCATACCTTTGTGTATGCCTTTTCCATTGTTTCAACAAAGGCTGGTACGGCTAGCTCACTGGTAGGCTCAATCTCTGCATTTGTTGCAGGCGTCACCCCCGCTTTAACTGCTAAGCTGCAACTGCCTCCCACTCAGATATTAATTGCATCGATAGCCTTATTGTTTATTGGCAACCTGATACTCAATCTTCATTCATTTAAACAGCGCTACCCTGACTAAAGTGACATGCTATTGATTATTGTGTAACCTGTGCCACCTATGACAAAGAAGCCTGATAGAACGACCGCAATGCGTAATATCATTGCCCAAGCCAAACAACAATTCCCACTATACGAGGAAGAAACCTTTGTATGTGGAGATGGCACCAATTGTGTCGGTTGCCCTAAAAAGCTGATGGAATTGGTAGACACTGAGCTCAGCTATTGGGAAAGCTATCTCGATAGAGGACACACACCAAATTTTGATGATATCCGACGCTTTGGCAAACTGTGTACCAATGTCAAACGTGGGCTTGGGCGCAATGGTATTGTCTACCAAGCCCCTGCAACATAAGTCTTAATATAATCAATCATATACAAAAATATTATGATGATGTGACCCTATACAACGTAAAGTGAGACATAACATTGCGCTATTAGAGCTGTTGAATAAACCACAGCGATGCTACCTTTATCGCAGTTAAATTGTAGGAGCACTCACAATGAAATCTTGGTTGAGATTTATTCCTTTAATCTTATTGGTTACTTACGTTATTACTTACGATGTAGTCGATCAGATGAACCATATGCCACAAAGCCAACAAACTGCACAGGTTGCTGGTAAATAGCAGATTTTAAAAAGCCGAAGACATTGTCTTCGGCTTTTTCCTTTTTATAGCCTAATTTTTACCTTCTATACCTAAATAGCAATTAACCCTAAGGCGTTGTTTCTTTCTCTTTTTCAGAGAAGATATCCGCGACCTTCTCCCTCTCTAGCGCCCCTTCTAATTCACCATCTTCATTGATTACTGGTAAAGAGTAATCAGATGAGATCGAATCAGTAAGTACGGTTTCAATTGCGTCATCAGAAGATACCGTCGGAACCTCCTCATACAAACATGGCTCAATAGACTCAAACTCATCACCATCAGCGGCTTCTTGTAAGGTCTCTTCAGTCAATACGCCTTGGTAGACATCATCGGTAACGTGATAGCCGTACTCAGAGTTAGATCTGCGCATCTGTTTAAGTGCTTCGTCGATGGTGTTCGTGGTAATACGTAAAGCAGGTTTTTGCATCACGGTTTCTACCGTAAGCGCTCTAGCTCTATTTACGTCTTTAACAAATGCTTCCACATAATCCGTTGCCGGATTTAGCAAGATATCGTCAGGTGTCCCCTGCTGTACCAGCTCACCATCTTTTAGGATCGCAATCTTGTCTCCAATCCTAAGCGCTTCATCGAGATCATGGGTAATAAACACGATTGTCTTATGCAGCTTATCCTGAAGCTCGATTAACTGATCTTGCATCTCGCTTCGAATCAAAGGATCTAACGCCGAGAAAGCCTCGTCCATCAGTAAGATTTCAGCATCGGTACACAATGCCCGTGCCAAACCGACGCGTTGCTGCTGACCACCAGATAATTGAGATGGATATTGGTCGCGATAGCCTTGCAGTCCAACTGTCTCAAGCCATTCACTGGCTTTTGCTAGGCGTTGTGACTTTTCTATCCCTTGCACCTCAAGGCCATAGCCAACATTGTCAATCACCTTGCGATGGGGGAATAAACCAAAGCGCTGAAATACCATCGACATTTTATGGCGTCGAAATGCTTCTAGATCTTTAGCTGAAAATGACATCACATCTTCACCCTGCACATCTATACGCCCCGCCGTTGGGTCTATCAAGCGGTTAAAGTGGCGAATCAAGGTCGACTTTCCTGAACCCGAGAGGCCCATGATGACGAAGATTTCACCTTGCCCTATCTCTAGGTTAATATCCTTAAGGCCTACGGTGTGGCCGGTTTTAGCCAGCACATCATCTTTCGTTGCCCCTTGTTTAACCATCGGCAAAATAGATTCTGGTTTAGGTCCAAAGATCTTGTATAGGCCTTCAATTTTTATCAGTGTTTTAGTCATGCTTTAGATCTCCCAAGTGCGCTTGAGTTCTCTTCGCATAGGCTTGCGAGGCTCGGTCAATTAAAATGGCTAATGCTACAATGGCGAATCCATTGAGAAGGCCCAAGGTAAAGTATTGATTGGTAATAGATTTCAATACCGGCTGTCCCAATCCCTTAACCCCAATCATAGAGGCAATAACGACCATAGATAACGCCATCATTACGGTTTGGTTGATACCCGCCATGATAGTTGGCATAGCTAGGGGTAATTGCACTCCAAATAGACGTTGCTTCGCGCTAGCACCAAAGGCGGTTGCCGCTTCCATAACTTCTCGATCCACCAGGCGAATGCCTAGATTGGTGAGTCGAATCACTGGCGGAATAGCGTATATCACCACCGCAATTAAGCCTGGGATCTTGCCAATGCCAAGCAACATAACCACAGGGATCAAGTAGACAAAGGCCGGCATGGTTTGCATCACATCTAAGATAGGCGTAACCACGCTTTGGATACGATTAGAGCGCGCCATCGCAATGCCTATCGGAATCCCAAGCACAATGGCTAATAAGGTACACACTGTAATAATACTCAGGGTACGCATGGTATCTTCCCACATGCCAAAATACCCAATTAGCAATAATGCTACCACGCCTGCAACTGTGAGTTTAATCGAGCGACTCGCTACGTAAACCAGCGCAGTAATAACAATAAGAACAATCCACCACGGTGTGGCGAGTAACAATCTTTCGAACCAAACTAAAAATGAAAGAAGGGGATCAAAAAGGGATTCTATTAGGTCGCCATACTCGCGAGAAAACTCTTTATAGGCACCATCTAGGGTTTTACGAATATCGCGCAAAGAGCTGCGGTCCATCTCAGGAAACTCGGTTAACCAACTACTACCGGACATCATTAATTCCTTTAACGACAATGGGTAACCTAAGGTTACCCATATATTTATTAGGCCTATTGGCCCTTAAGATAGATTAAAGCTTAGCTGCAACTTTTTTCGCGACATCCGCAGGAACCCATTGCTTCCAAATTTCTGGAGAGGTTTCAAAGAAGTGGTACATAGCATCTTCAGAATCAGCTTGCTCGTCTTCCATCCAAGCCAATAGCTTATTCATATCTGAGTTTTTAAAGCCTCGCTTGCCGAGGTATTCCATGGCAGCAGGATTATCATTTGAGAAGCTGGTCACAACAACAGTGTTAACTGGTGATGGTGGATACATGGTTACTTTCGGATTTTCACATGAATCTTGAGTGGTACAATTTAGGAACTCTTCCTCGTTCACGCCACTTCCAAAATCTACCTTAACCATTTCATACTTACCAAGAACCGCAGTAGGAGCCCAGTAGTAACCGAACCAACCTTGCTTGCGCTCATAAGCTTTGGCAATAGAGCCTGAAAGCCCTGCGCTTGAGCCTGGATCAATAAGTTCAAAGCCGGCTTCTTTAAGATTCAGAGCCTCAAATAAGTTACCACCAGAGATCTGGCATCCCCAGCCTGCTGGACAGCCATAGAATCCAGCGGCATCAGAAACCTCTGGGTGGTCAAATAATTTAGCGTGTTTCTTCACGCCTTCAATAGTCTTAAGTTCAGGATACTGTTTAACCATATAGGCAGGAACCCAAAAGCCTTCTTCACCACCATCAACGAGTGCTTTGCCGGCGTAAGCAAGGCGTCCTTCTTTCACGCCCTCATCAACCGCTTCTTTTACTGAGTTAGTCCACAGTTCAGGTGCGATATCTGGCTGGCCTTTTTCAATCATTGAGGTAGCCGTTGGCATAGTGTCGCCAGGGATAAGCTCAGCGTCACATCCATAGCCATGTTCGAGAATAAAGCGATCTACATTGGCAATAACACTGGCAGAGTTCCAGTTCATATCCGCAATAGTTACCGTGCCACATTCGTTTGCAGAAACCTGAGCAGAAAAAGCCGTAACTAGCGTCAATGACGCGAATTTCCATTTCATGATATGTCCTTGTTATACATTCACAATCTAGCAATCAATGCGCCAAAATGCGGTCGTGTTCAAAACACGACCTCGGGAGACCAGATAGTCCCCCTGCGCACAATCAACCGATTGCATAACGACAATTATTCGATTTATTTATGAATAAATCAAATTAGATTCAATTAGTTAGACATAGATCACGATTATAAGCCAAGTTACTACGCCAAACGTGATGCGGATGAATAACCGCATTATTAATCTAGATTGTGGTAACGGGGAATGTTCTACAAACCACATACGCTAAATTTTCGTAACTAAAGTCGCTAGGCTTTGCTGATATGCTCCCCTTGTAAATGATGAGTGTGATAACATTAATTAACTTTCATTATCGGTAAATCACTATGTCATCAGACTACAACGGATCAAGTTCAGCATATGCGCGCTTGGAAAAGGGATATAGAGATAAAGCCCTAAAGCTTTATCCTTGGGTTTGTGGAAAATGCGCAAGAGAGTTTGTTTATTCAAACCTTCGCGAACTTACTGTACACCATA
Coding sequences:
- a CDS encoding ABC transporter substrate-binding protein, with the protein product MKWKFASLTLVTAFSAQVSANECGTVTIADMNWNSASVIANVDRFILEHGYGCDAELIPGDTMPTATSMIEKGQPDIAPELWTNSVKEAVDEGVKEGRLAYAGKALVDGGEEGFWVPAYMVKQYPELKTIEGVKKHAKLFDHPEVSDAAGFYGCPAGWGCQISGGNLFEALNLKEAGFELIDPGSSAGLSGSIAKAYERKQGWFGYYWAPTAVLGKYEMVKVDFGSGVNEEEFLNCTTQDSCENPKVTMYPPSPVNTVVVTSFSNDNPAAMEYLGKRGFKNSDMNKLLAWMEDEQADSEDAMYHFFETSPEIWKQWVPADVAKKVAAKL
- a CDS encoding MFS transporter, whose protein sequence is MNKTQTNCFICVFSLTLVLGFAVDIMVPSLPAITRHFGENAHSGSLIVSSYLMAYAMTQIVSGYISDVVGRKWLCCTSALLFSISLFLCAYVTSLNQLIVLRVVQGICAGFFGVIARAILADVFEGDELSKHFASMGLVWAMGPIIAPFIGGYLQTWFGWQAVFFALAGLSGVIAIWITLFLSETVRNKIHFNMSSLVDAYSYVLTKDQFIKLCIGAGMTYAIIASFNVFATYIFQDGFNKSADFYGHVSLFMGLCWFTGQMFYRWLLNRKLWTKQWLYRVYIAGIGSGIVLAIFYITIGAQIWMFILFPAICFFCASITYIHTFVYAFSIVSTKAGTASSLVGSISAFVAGVTPALTAKLQLPPTQILIASIALLFIGNLILNLHSFKQRYPD
- a CDS encoding quaternary amine ABC transporter ATP-binding protein translates to MTKTLIKIEGLYKIFGPKPESILPMVKQGATKDDVLAKTGHTVGLKDINLEIGQGEIFVIMGLSGSGKSTLIRHFNRLIDPTAGRIDVQGEDVMSFSAKDLEAFRRHKMSMVFQRFGLFPHRKVIDNVGYGLEVQGIEKSQRLAKASEWLETVGLQGYRDQYPSQLSGGQQQRVGLARALCTDAEILLMDEAFSALDPLIRSEMQDQLIELQDKLHKTIVFITHDLDEALRIGDKIAILKDGELVQQGTPDDILLNPATDYVEAFVKDVNRARALTVETVMQKPALRITTNTIDEALKQMRRSNSEYGYHVTDDVYQGVLTEETLQEAADGDEFESIEPCLYEEVPTVSSDDAIETVLTDSISSDYSLPVINEDGELEGALEREKVADIFSEKEKETTP
- a CDS encoding ABC transporter permease; this encodes MSGSSWLTEFPEMDRSSLRDIRKTLDGAYKEFSREYGDLIESLFDPLLSFLVWFERLLLATPWWIVLIVITALVYVASRSIKLTVAGVVALLLIGYFGMWEDTMRTLSIITVCTLLAIVLGIPIGIAMARSNRIQSVVTPILDVMQTMPAFVYLIPVVMLLGIGKIPGLIAVVIYAIPPVIRLTNLGIRLVDREVMEAATAFGASAKQRLFGVQLPLAMPTIMAGINQTVMMALSMVVIASMIGVKGLGQPVLKSITNQYFTLGLLNGFAIVALAILIDRASQAYAKRTQAHLGDLKHD